A DNA window from Bos indicus isolate NIAB-ARS_2022 breed Sahiwal x Tharparkar chromosome 9, NIAB-ARS_B.indTharparkar_mat_pri_1.0, whole genome shotgun sequence contains the following coding sequences:
- the LOC109564038 gene encoding UL16-binding protein 3-like isoform X2, which yields MDRKAGPGARLGFAAQVLLVALRFCTARGDAHSLCYNFTVYPHPSPGEPWCVVQGQVDRNVFLSYHCGGTKIQSTSPLGEEVKTMNTWETQTETLRDIGNFLKGQLPDIIPEKHTARDPLTLQGRMTCRCEEDGHISGSWQFGFNGEMCLRFDSENGHWTIDHSRGRQIKEKWENDRAVTDFFKKVSMGDCRAWLQDFMVCWEKMLKTSASPTTGPPTVQSTATAIKSKPWILPVVLTSFIITVFLG from the exons atggacaggaaggctggcCCCGGAGCGCGTCTTGGTTTCGCGGCTCAGGTGCTACTCGTGGCTCTCCGGTTCTGCACGGCGCGAGGCG ACGCTCACTCTCTTTGCTACAACTTCACCGTCTATCCTCACCCCAGTCCTGGAGAGCCGTGGTGTGTAGTTCAAGGCCAGGTCGATCGGAATGTTTTTCTCTCCTATCACTGTGGTGGCACCAAGATCCAATCCACAAGTCCTTTGGGAGAGGAGGTGAAAACTATGAACACTTGGGAAACACAGACAGAAACACTGAGAGACATTGGGAACTTCCTCAAGGGGCAATTGCCTGACATTATACCGGAAAAACACACGGCCAGAG ACCCTCTGACCCTGCAGGGCAGGATGACATGCCGTTGTGAAGAAGATGGACACATCAGTGGATCCTGGCAGTTCGGCTTCAATGGAGAAATGTGCCTCCGCTTTGATTCAGAGAATGGGCACTGGACAATAGATCATTCTAGAGGGAGACAGATTAAAGAGAAGTGGGAGAATGACAGAGCTGTGACCGACTTCTTCAAGAAGGTCTCCATGGGAGACTGTCGGGCCTGGCTTCAGGATTTTATGGTGTGCTGGGAGAAAATGTTGAAGACCTCAG CATCACCGACCACAGGCCCCCCTACAGTGCAGTCCACGGCCACAGCCATCAAGTCCAAACCCTGGATCCTCCCCGTGGTCCTCACCAGTTTCATCATAACTGTTTTCCTAGGCTGA
- the LOC109564038 gene encoding UL16-binding protein 1-like isoform X1, producing MDRKAGPGARLGFAAQVLLVALRFCTARGGSPCAVSQRRTLCNAHSLCYNFTVYPHPSPGEPWCVVQGQVDRNVFLSYHCGGTKIQSTSPLGEEVKTMNTWETQTETLRDIGNFLKGQLPDIIPEKHTARDPLTLQGRMTCRCEEDGHISGSWQFGFNGEMCLRFDSENGHWTIDHSRGRQIKEKWENDRAVTDFFKKVSMGDCRAWLQDFMVCWEKMLKTSASPTTGPPTVQSTATAIKSKPWILPVVLTSFIITVFLG from the exons atggacaggaaggctggcCCCGGAGCGCGTCTTGGTTTCGCGGCTCAGGTGCTACTCGTGGCTCTCCGGTTCTGCACGGCGCGAGGCG GATCACCCTGTGCTGTGAGCCAGCGACGTACTCTCTGCA ACGCTCACTCTCTTTGCTACAACTTCACCGTCTATCCTCACCCCAGTCCTGGAGAGCCGTGGTGTGTAGTTCAAGGCCAGGTCGATCGGAATGTTTTTCTCTCCTATCACTGTGGTGGCACCAAGATCCAATCCACAAGTCCTTTGGGAGAGGAGGTGAAAACTATGAACACTTGGGAAACACAGACAGAAACACTGAGAGACATTGGGAACTTCCTCAAGGGGCAATTGCCTGACATTATACCGGAAAAACACACGGCCAGAG ACCCTCTGACCCTGCAGGGCAGGATGACATGCCGTTGTGAAGAAGATGGACACATCAGTGGATCCTGGCAGTTCGGCTTCAATGGAGAAATGTGCCTCCGCTTTGATTCAGAGAATGGGCACTGGACAATAGATCATTCTAGAGGGAGACAGATTAAAGAGAAGTGGGAGAATGACAGAGCTGTGACCGACTTCTTCAAGAAGGTCTCCATGGGAGACTGTCGGGCCTGGCTTCAGGATTTTATGGTGTGCTGGGAGAAAATGTTGAAGACCTCAG CATCACCGACCACAGGCCCCCCTACAGTGCAGTCCACGGCCACAGCCATCAAGTCCAAACCCTGGATCCTCCCCGTGGTCCTCACCAGTTTCATCATAACTGTTTTCCTAGGCTGA